Proteins found in one Bacteroidota bacterium genomic segment:
- the dut gene encoding dUTP diphosphatase has product MKIKIVNKSKHKLPAYETELSAGMDIHANIEKNMKIKPLERIVIPTSLFIELPQGFEAQIRPRSGMAFKYGITVLNTPGTIDADYRGEIKVLLINLSNEDFLIEDGQRIAQMIISKHEKIEWQKVDVLNKTKRGTGGYGHTGE; this is encoded by the coding sequence ATGAAAATAAAAATTGTAAATAAATCAAAACACAAATTACCTGCTTATGAAACAGAACTTTCTGCAGGAATGGATATTCATGCAAATATTGAAAAAAACATGAAGATAAAACCACTAGAAAGAATAGTGATTCCAACTTCACTTTTTATTGAATTACCACAAGGTTTTGAAGCACAGATAAGACCACGTAGCGGAATGGCTTTTAAATATGGAATTACCGTTTTGAACACACCGGGAACCATTGATGCAGATTACAGAGGTGAGATTAAAGTCTTATTAATTAATCTTTCAAATGAAGATTTTTTAATAGAAGACGGACAGAGAATAGCACAAATGATTATCTCCAAACACGAAAAAATTGAATGGCAAAAAGTGGATGTTTTAAACAAAACCAAAAGAGGAACAGGTGGTTACGGACATACAGGGGAATGA